In a genomic window of Tripterygium wilfordii isolate XIE 37 chromosome 8, ASM1340144v1, whole genome shotgun sequence:
- the LOC120004599 gene encoding universal stress protein PHOS34-like: MATTTEKQVMVVGIDDSEHSTYALVWTLDHFFTPLGSNSPFKLVIVHAKPSPASAVGLAGPGAAEVLPLVEADLKKIAARVVEKAKEICISKSVHDVTLEVVEGDARNVLCEAVEKHHASILVVGNHGYGAIKRAVLGSVSDYCAHHAHCSVMIVKRPKIKH; the protein is encoded by the exons ATGGCGACCACGACAGAGAAGCAAGTGATGGTGGTGGGAATCGACGACAGTGAACACAGCACGTATGCTCTGGTTTGGACTCTGGACCACTTCTTTACTCCTTTGGGTTCGAATTCTCCTTTCAAGCTCGTCATCGTACACGCCAAACCTTCTCCTGCTTCTGCCGTCGGACTCGCCGGTCCTG GAGCTGCGGAGGTTTTGCCGCTTGTGGAAGCGGATTTGAAGAAGATAGCTGCCAGGGTTGTAGAGAAGGCTAAAGAAATCTGCATCAGTAAATCG GTCCATGATGTAACCCTTGAAGTGGTGGAAGGTGATGCTAGGAATGTTCTCTGCGAGGCTGTAGAGAAACACCACGCCTCAATTTTGGTTGTTGGCAATCATGGTTATGGAGCTATTAAAAG GGCTGTCCTGGGTAGTGTGAGTGACTACTGTGCTCATCATGCGCACTGCTCTGTGATGATTGTGAAGAGGCCTAAAATCAAGCACTAA
- the LOC120003687 gene encoding uncharacterized protein OsI_027940-like isoform X2, with translation MCRHPEVKWAQRRDKVFITVQLPESKDAKVNLEPEGVFTFSASGGAENNLYELKLELHDKVNVEESKVNVGPRSIFCILEKAEIGWWNKLLRADGKAPHYVKVDWDKWVDEDEDDGTGTGSGDLDMGGMDFSNFGGMGMGGMGGMGMGGMGMGGPDEFDDSDDEDEVAKPEAEDVKKTGTEKAAEEDGDISVAGTQEDKK, from the exons ATGTG TCGTCATCCTGAGGTGAAGTGGGCCCAGAGGCGGGACAAAGTTTTTATCACAGTGCAGTTGCCTGAATCAAAGGATGCAAAGGTTAATCTTGAGCCCGAGGGAGTCTTTACTTTCTCAGCTAGTGGTGGAGCTGAAAACAACCTTTATGAACTGAAATTGGAGCTTCATGATAAGGTCAATGTGGAG GAAAGTAAAGTCAATGTAGGGCCAAGGAGCATTTTCTGCATCTTGGAGAAAGCTGAAATTGGGTGGTGGAACAAGTTATTGCGTGCAGATGGTAAGGCGCCTCATTATGTGAAGGTAGATTGGGACAAATGGgtggatgaagatgaagatgatggtaCTGGTACTG GTTCTGGTGACTTAGACATGGGAGGGATGGATTTCTCT AATTTCGGTGGCATGGGCATGGGGGGCATGGGCGGCATGGGCATGGGTGGCATGGGCATGGGTGGTCCGGATGAATTTGATGATAGTGATGATGAAG ATGAAGTTGCAAAGCCAGAAGCAGAGGACGTTAAGAAGACAGGAACTGAGAAAGCTGCTGAAGAAGATGGTGACATAAGTGTAGCCGGCACACaagaagataaaaaataa
- the LOC120003687 gene encoding uncharacterized protein OsI_027940-like isoform X1, with product MSRHPEVKWAQRRDKVFITVQLPESKDAKVNLEPEGVFTFSASGGAENNLYELKLELHDKVNVEESKVNVGPRSIFCILEKAEIGWWNKLLRADGKAPHYVKVDWDKWVDEDEDDGTGTGSGDLDMGGMDFSNFGGMGMGGMGGMGMGGMGMGGPDEFDDSDDEDEVAKPEAEDVKKTGTEKAAEEDGDISVAGTQEDKK from the exons ATGAG TCGTCATCCTGAGGTGAAGTGGGCCCAGAGGCGGGACAAAGTTTTTATCACAGTGCAGTTGCCTGAATCAAAGGATGCAAAGGTTAATCTTGAGCCCGAGGGAGTCTTTACTTTCTCAGCTAGTGGTGGAGCTGAAAACAACCTTTATGAACTGAAATTGGAGCTTCATGATAAGGTCAATGTGGAG GAAAGTAAAGTCAATGTAGGGCCAAGGAGCATTTTCTGCATCTTGGAGAAAGCTGAAATTGGGTGGTGGAACAAGTTATTGCGTGCAGATGGTAAGGCGCCTCATTATGTGAAGGTAGATTGGGACAAATGGgtggatgaagatgaagatgatggtaCTGGTACTG GTTCTGGTGACTTAGACATGGGAGGGATGGATTTCTCT AATTTCGGTGGCATGGGCATGGGGGGCATGGGCGGCATGGGCATGGGTGGCATGGGCATGGGTGGTCCGGATGAATTTGATGATAGTGATGATGAAG ATGAAGTTGCAAAGCCAGAAGCAGAGGACGTTAAGAAGACAGGAACTGAGAAAGCTGCTGAAGAAGATGGTGACATAAGTGTAGCCGGCACACaagaagataaaaaataa
- the LOC120003731 gene encoding probable E3 ubiquitin-protein ligase BAH1-like 1: MKFCKQYQKYMQGQEKKLPVLGLKKLKGILKKCRRDFQSHEDREECHGAQSCPQHCPVCDGTFFPSLLNEMSEVVGCFNERARKLLELHLASGFQKCFIWFKGKLRGNHGALIQEGKDLVTYAVINAIAIRKILKKYDKVHYSKQGQAFKSQVQSMHIEILQSPWLCELMTFHINLRDSKVNSRVAPALFDGCLLTFNDGKPSLSCELFDSIKLEIDLTCSICLDTVFDPVSLTCGHIFCYMCACSASSVTIVDGLKAAEPKEKCPLCREAGVYEGAVHLEELNILLSRRCPEYWEQRLRMERVERVQQAKEHWESQCRAFMGV; encoded by the exons ATGAAGTTTTGCAAGCAATACCAGAAGTACATGCAAGGGCAGGAGAAGAAGTTGCCTGTGCTTGGACTCAAGAAGCTCAAAGGGATCTTGAAGAAGTGCCGGAGGGATTTCCAGTCACATGAGGATCGTGAGGAATGCCATGGTGCCCAATCGTGCCCTCAACATTGTCCAG TTTGTGATGGGAccttcttcccttctcttctcaaTGAGATGTCTGAAGTGGTTGGCTGCTTTAATGAGCGTGCAAGAAAACTTCTTGAGCTGCATCTGGCCTCTGGGTTTCAAAAATGCTTCATATGGTTCAAAGGAAAGCTAAGGGGGAACCATGGTGCCTTGATTCAAGAAGGCAAGGATTTGGTTACCTATGCAGTGATCAACGCCATTGCCATTCGAAAAATACTAAAGAAATATGAtaag GTTCATTACTCCAAGCAAGGGCAAGCCTTCAAGTCACAAGTTCAGAGTATGCACATTGAGATTCTTCAATCCCCATGGCTTTGTGAACTAATGACTTTCCATATCAATTTAAGAGACTCTAAAGTCAATTCAAGGGTGGCTCCTGCACTGTTTGATGGGTGTTTGCTCACATTCAATGATGGCAAACCATCACTCTCCTGTGAGCTCTTTGATTCTATCAAGCTCGAAATTGATTTGACTTGCTCAATATGCTTG GATACTGTATTTGATCCAGTTTCTCTTACATGCGGCCATATATTCTGCTACATGTGTGCTTGCTCAGCTTCATCAGTGACCATTGTTGATGGGCTAAAGGCAGCAGAGCCTAAAGAAAAATGCCCTCTATGCCGGGAG GCAGGAGTTTATGAAGGTGCTGTACATTTGGAGgaacttaatattttattaagcAGAAG ATGCCCTGAATATTGGGAGCAAAGACTTCGGATGGAAAGGGTGGAGAGGGTTCAGCAGGCGAAGGAGCATTGGGAATCCCAGTGCCGGGCATTCATGGGTGTTTAG